One Salvelinus namaycush isolate Seneca chromosome 4, SaNama_1.0, whole genome shotgun sequence genomic window carries:
- the LOC120045883 gene encoding coiled-coil domain-containing protein 85A-like has protein sequence MEKATQPQLMVNSAESPTEELSKISDEELLKWSKEELVRRLRRAEAVKMSFMLDHGNLIREVNRRLQQHLTEIRGLKDVNQKLQEDNQELRDLCCFLDDDRQKGKRVSREWQRLGRYSAGLMRKEVALYLQKLKELEQRQGEVIRENLELKELCSLLDEERGGGAGQSAGCRSSIDSQSSLSQTGGATLGLLRDVGDGSSTSSAGSTDSPDHPHRKPPHQGSGLGSNPGSNHDKPKGPGPESTGRRHSSTPDYHTFPQACRPRGGSLTSPDPRGLRGPCSPEKHSIFPTGLAAEAHSKPNSAGMLAQKPLLGSGQGLGPNQGSGQSSPDLSQRHRVNAVGVGAGCWTPEPKQALTGTPEHLRKGRVIVGSPEVLRHHNHSTSSEHWKGRYGSSPPAGREWGQMRTTGDELSPHHGSIYNGMNGYVG, from the exons ATGGAAAAGGCGACGCAGCCCCAGCTGATGGTCAATAGCGCAGAGAGTCCGACGGAGGAGCTCTCCAAGATAAGCGACGAGGAGCTGCTCAAGTGGAGCAAAGAGGAGTTGGTGCGGCGGCTAAGGAGGGCAGAAGCAGTGAAGATGAGCTTTATGCTTGACCACGGGAATTTGATCCGGGAGGTGAACCGGCGACTCCAGCAGCACCTGACCGAGATCCGGGGTTTGAAG gaTGTGAACCAGAAGCTGCAGGAGGATAACCAGGAGCTGCGGGACCTGTGCTGTTTCCTTGATGACGACCGTCAGAAGGGCAAGCGTGTGTCTCGGGAGTGGCAGCGTCTGGGCCGCTACAGCGCCGGCCTCATGAGGAAAGAGGTGGCTCTCTACCTGCAGAAACTCAAGGAGCTGGAGCAGCGCCAGGGAGAAGTGATCAGAGAGAACCTGGAGCTCAAAGAGCTGTGTAGCCTACTGgacgaggagagagggggaggagcagGGCAGAGTGCAGGGTGCAGAAGCTCCATCGACAGCCAGAGTAGTCTGTCTCAAACTGGGGGGGCTACACTGGGCTTGCTCCGAGACGTGGGGGATGGGAGCAGCACCTCGAGTGCGGGAAGCACGGATAGCCCCGACCACCCCCACCGCAAGCCCCCTCACCAGGGCTCCGGCCTGGGCTCCAACCCTGGCTCCAACCATGACAAACCAAAGGGCCCGGGCCCTGAATCTACAGGCCGCCGCCACAGCTCCACCCCGGACTACCACACCTTCCCCCAGGCCTGCAGGCCCCGTGGGGGGTCCCTCACCAGCCCTGATCCCAGGGGCCTCCGGGGGCCCTGCAGCCCAGAGAAACACAGCATATTCCCTACCGGACTGGCGGCTGAGGCCCACTCCAAACCCAACAGTGCTGGCATGCTGGCCCAGAAACCGCTTTTGGGGTCTGGGCAAGGGTTAGGGCCAAACCAAGGTTCAGGCCAGTCAAGTCCTGACCTCTCACAGAGACACAGGGTTAATGCGGTCGGGGTTGGGGCTGGATGTTGGACCCCTGAGCCCAAACAGGCACTGACGGGGACGCCAGAGCACCTGAGGAagggtcgggtgattgtggggaGCCCTGAAGTGTTACGACACCACAACCACAGCACCAGTTCAGAGCACTGGAAGGGGAGGTACGGCAGTAGCCCCCCAGCAGGCAGGGAGTGGGGACAGATGAGGACCACTGGAGATGAGTTGTCCCCTCACCACGGCAGCATCTACAACGGCATGAACG GCTATGTGGGTTAG